Part of the Virgibacillus natechei genome is shown below.
CATCTACCCAACGTCGTTCTTCCCATGATTGAAGTGCCAATTCCGAGAGTTGTGTTCCTTTGGCCCCTTCCATTAAATCTAAATCATACGGCTCATCTGCCACGACATGTTTTAAGAACATTTCCCATTGCACTTTAAATGCATTATCAAACTCCTGATTAGCAGGTACATCCTGCCATTGTGATTCAAAATCGAATGGATTTGGAATGTCCGGATTCCAGGTTGGCTTAGGTGTATTCACACGATGCTGAACCTTACAATCTCTCAATCCAGCAACTGCACTTCCTTCTGTTCCATCCACTTGTACAGTTAAAAGATCATCACGGTTTACGCGAACAGCCCAAGAAGAATTTGCTTGCACGATAATTCCATTTTCCAGTTCAAATGTCCCGTATGCAGCATCGTCAGCTGTAGCCTTATACTTTTCACCATTTTCATCAACACGCTCTTCAATATGCGTAGCCCCTATATTAGACACGGATTTAATCTGTCCGAAGAGGTGATGAATAACATAACGCCAGTGCGCGTACATATCAGAAATGATTCCACCGCCATCTTCTTTGCGGTAATTCCATGATGGGCGCTGGCCTTCCTGCCAATCTCCTTCAAATACCCAATAACCGAATTCCATACGTACACTTAAAATGTCACCGAAGAAACCTGAATCTA
Proteins encoded:
- a CDS encoding Gfo/Idh/MocA family protein; the protein is MSIKKIGIIMNGVTGRMGTNQHLIRSIVAIREQGGIELANGDKIMPDPILVGRRENRLQELAEAHNLSRWTTNVEEALADDYNEIYFDSQTTVRRAEGIRRAIEAGKHIYCEKPTATSLEESVELARLADKAGVKNGVVQDKLYLPGLLKLKRLIDSGFFGDILSVRMEFGYWVFEGDWQEGQRPSWNYRKEDGGGIISDMYAHWRYVIHHLFGQIKSVSNIGATHIEERVDENGEKYKATADDAAYGTFELENGIIVQANSSWAVRVNRDDLLTVQVDGTEGSAVAGLRDCKVQHRVNTPKPTWNPDIPNPFDFESQWQDVPANQEFDNAFKVQWEMFLKHVVADEPYDLDLMEGAKGTQLSELALQSWEERRWVDVPELN